One window of Oreochromis niloticus isolate F11D_XX linkage group LG23, O_niloticus_UMD_NMBU, whole genome shotgun sequence genomic DNA carries:
- the LOC100693853 gene encoding mitochondrial coenzyme A transporter SLC25A42, with protein sequence MAHRLQDRQHRLPVAQATVLTLPPASQAKDMRPSWSALESLLCGAFAGAVAKTVIAPLDRTKIIFQVSSKRFSAKEAFRVIYSTYMEGGLFSLWRGNSATMVRVMPYAAIQFCSHEQYKTLLGSCYGFQGKALPPFPRFLAGSLAGTTAAMLTYPLDMVRARMAVTAREMYSNIMHVFVRISQEEGVRTLYRGFTPTILGVIPYAGITFFTYETLKKLHSEKTKRSQPYPYERLAFGACAGLIGQSASYPLDVVRRRMQTAGVTGSSYSTILGTMREIVTHEGVIRGLYKGLSMNWVKGPVAVGISFTTFDITHNLLLKLHQMGNFIH encoded by the exons ATGGCCCATCGTTTGCAGGACCGTCAGCACAGGCTGCCAGTGGCTCAGGCCACTGTGTTGACTCTGCCGCCAGCCAGCCAAGCAAAG GATATGAGGCCTAGCTGGTCCGCTCTGGAATCCCTGTTATGTGGTGCATTTGCCGGAGCTGTCGCCAAAACAGTTATTGCACCTCTGGATCGCACCAAAATAATTTTCCAAG TGTCCTCAAAGAGATTCTCAGCTAAG GAGGCTTTCAGGGTCATTTACTCTACATACATGGAGGGTGGGCTGTTCAGTCTGTGGAGGGGAAACTCTGCGACCATGGTGAGGGTCATGCCCTATGCTGCCATCCAGTTCTGCTCACATGAACAGTACAAGACACTGCTGGGGAGCTGCTACGGCTTCCAGGGCAA agctctgcctccttttccACGTTTCCTGGCTGGGTCTCTGGCTGGTACAACCGCTGCTATGCTTACCTATCCACTGGACATGGTACGAGCCAGGATGGCAGTCACTGCCAGAGAAAT GTACAGTAACATCATGCACGTCTTTGTGCGGATCTCCCAGGAGGAGGGTGTCAGGACACTTTACCGAGGCTTCACCCCCACTATTTTAGGTGTTATCCCATATGCAGGAATTACTTTCTTTACCTACGAGACCCTCAAAAAATTACATTCAG AAAAGACAAAGCGATCCCAGCCTTATCCTTATGAGCGCTTGGCCTTCGGTGCCTGTGCAGGCTTGATCGGACAGTCGGCTTCGTACCCCCTGGATGTGGTACGTCGGCGCATGCAGACAGCCGGAGTTACCGGTTCATCCTACAGCACGATTCTGGGAACAATGCGTGAGATCGTGACTCACGAGGGAGTTATACGTGGACTGTACAAAGGCCTGAGCATGAACTGGGTGAAAGGGCCCGTTGCAGTGGGGATAAGTTTCACCACATTCGACATTACGCACAACCTTCTGCTCAAATTGCACCAGATGGGCAACTTTATCCACTGA